In a single window of the Halobacteriovorax sp. HLS genome:
- a CDS encoding endonuclease/exonuclease/phosphatase family protein: MKLLILILLSFSSYAQLSIETFNTGLAHTYVPLAEERLPLIINDLKVNKSDVLCLQEVWTQEDRDRIIKELKSVYPYSHFSEIKQVRSKRKPTCKIKNLFGKGKFVSCTLKECKGKDGDDFTQCVLNTCGESMEKLKNDNRVCANALLAQVGKSSLGAITQVLNPFKGASMFAYGGGDGLLLLSRKKMNNKSIIDLSDISTLNKRAALVATIESVELNCTHLSANLADSVAYAGKFESWQEENSKQIERLINNTSSSEGKRILMGDFNCAFATGSLEPDWEENCQQILDSQFENTFIDEDPACTYCSSNSHNPVTTKDILIDHIFSKNVDIRYHGITRENKILINNKKENLSDHFGVRAFIE, from the coding sequence ATGAAACTTCTTATTTTAATTCTTCTCTCTTTTAGTTCTTATGCACAATTGAGCATTGAAACATTTAATACTGGACTTGCTCATACATATGTACCGCTCGCTGAAGAGAGGCTACCTCTGATAATAAATGACTTAAAAGTTAATAAGAGCGACGTTCTTTGTTTGCAAGAAGTATGGACACAAGAAGATAGAGATAGAATAATTAAAGAGTTAAAATCTGTGTACCCTTACTCTCATTTCTCTGAAATTAAACAAGTTCGCTCTAAGCGTAAACCAACTTGTAAAATAAAAAACCTCTTTGGCAAAGGGAAGTTTGTTTCATGCACTTTGAAAGAATGTAAAGGTAAAGATGGGGATGATTTCACACAATGTGTTTTAAACACTTGTGGAGAATCAATGGAAAAATTAAAGAATGATAATAGAGTATGTGCAAATGCTTTATTGGCCCAAGTAGGTAAGTCTAGCTTAGGAGCAATCACACAAGTATTAAATCCATTTAAAGGAGCTTCTATGTTTGCTTATGGAGGTGGAGATGGACTTCTGTTGCTATCGAGAAAGAAAATGAATAATAAATCAATTATTGATTTATCAGATATATCGACATTGAATAAAAGGGCCGCTCTTGTGGCAACTATTGAGTCTGTTGAATTAAATTGTACTCACTTAAGCGCTAATCTTGCAGACTCGGTTGCATACGCTGGAAAGTTTGAGAGCTGGCAAGAAGAAAATAGCAAGCAAATTGAGAGGTTAATAAATAATACCTCATCGAGTGAGGGAAAGAGAATTTTGATGGGTGACTTTAACTGTGCCTTTGCTACGGGAAGCCTTGAGCCAGACTGGGAAGAAAATTGTCAGCAAATTCTTGATAGTCAATTTGAAAATACGTTTATAGATGAAGACCCTGCATGTACTTATTGCTCTTCTAATTCACATAACCCTGTAACGACAAAAGATATTTTAATTGATCATATCTTTAGTAAGAATGTAGACATTCGTTATCATGGGATAACAAGAGAGAATAAGATTCTTATAAACAATAAAAAAGAAAATCTGTCCGATCACTTTGGTGTAAGGGCATTTATTGAATGA
- a CDS encoding twitch domain-containing radical SAM protein translates to MNRKTPNNAFCIAAWAHTFISPQSERRLCCASKEEMNFAGQYLGKDSQSTPELTKEYSPISLEQHWNSDFLKSIRLKMLAGEIPKECSACHENVIGSSSYRDYFNEEVFPDLIDIALKNTAEDGSTNLSPVSFDYRFNNKCNFSCRMCGNQLSSKWEKEVIENHLWSRENEPWLIPEIKEKIKNFQLQVVEKEFMTAIDNSLIRELYWAGGEPLLWEIHWQGMQKLIDSGQAKDIIVRYNTNLSLTQFKSQDLFSNFLSHFKKVTIAASIDATGEIGEYIRTGLNWKKWLENLKRAKSFCDNNENTELIIDLTLTLPGLFDLKSLILLSTELRIKILSKLIITYDASVVLSPLALPRKSFNQLINDLIKFNILHLSEYNKELLDSLVELKKCKTYEEQCPITYKKDFYEGRQKQLRTEKIRNDKFTLADIYKSRQDIYDWWTS, encoded by the coding sequence GTGAATAGAAAAACTCCAAATAACGCCTTTTGTATTGCCGCTTGGGCACATACTTTTATTAGTCCACAAAGTGAGCGTAGGCTTTGCTGTGCAAGTAAAGAAGAGATGAATTTTGCTGGACAATATCTAGGCAAAGACTCACAAAGCACTCCAGAACTGACAAAGGAATATTCTCCAATTAGTCTTGAACAACATTGGAACTCTGATTTCTTAAAATCTATTCGCTTAAAAATGTTGGCCGGCGAAATTCCTAAAGAATGTTCTGCTTGTCATGAGAATGTAATTGGAAGCTCTAGCTATAGGGACTATTTCAACGAAGAGGTTTTTCCTGACTTAATCGACATCGCTCTTAAAAACACTGCAGAAGATGGATCAACAAATCTAAGTCCTGTTTCATTTGATTATAGATTTAACAATAAGTGCAACTTTAGTTGTCGCATGTGCGGTAACCAACTCTCCTCGAAGTGGGAAAAAGAGGTTATCGAGAATCACTTATGGTCTAGAGAAAATGAACCTTGGCTCATTCCAGAAATAAAAGAAAAGATAAAAAACTTTCAACTCCAAGTTGTTGAAAAAGAGTTTATGACGGCCATTGATAATTCTCTAATTCGAGAACTTTATTGGGCAGGAGGCGAGCCCCTCTTATGGGAAATACACTGGCAAGGAATGCAAAAACTCATCGATTCAGGACAGGCAAAAGACATTATTGTTCGCTACAACACTAATTTGTCATTAACACAATTTAAATCTCAAGATCTATTTTCAAACTTCTTGTCTCACTTTAAGAAAGTTACCATTGCGGCCAGTATTGATGCTACAGGAGAGATTGGAGAATATATTAGAACAGGACTCAATTGGAAGAAATGGCTTGAGAATTTAAAAAGAGCTAAGAGCTTTTGTGATAATAATGAAAATACTGAATTAATCATTGATCTAACTCTAACACTTCCCGGTCTCTTTGATTTAAAGTCATTGATTCTACTTAGTACAGAGTTAAGAATAAAAATCTTATCTAAACTAATCATTACCTATGATGCGAGTGTAGTACTCTCTCCTTTAGCTCTTCCTAGAAAAAGCTTTAATCAATTAATAAATGATCTTATCAAGTTTAATATTCTTCATTTAAGTGAATATAATAAAGAGCTTCTAGATTCACTAGTTGAACTAAAAAAGTGTAAAACCTATGAAGAGCAATGTCCCATAACATATAAAAAAGACTTTTATGAAGGAAGACAAAAGCAATTAAGAACAGAAAAGATAAGAAACGATAAATTCACCCTCGCTGATATATATAAGAGTAGACAAGATATCTACGACTGGTGGACCTCTTAG
- a CDS encoding TolC family protein has protein sequence MKTLLVNISILFIFTQTAQASLSKLSNEYISSGSDNESARMDLEINQVSKELVFESKPWVLSATSSHVNSNLNSSLTQLPSDSSSQLYELGVSKQFFSGTSVVFSNALSDYENNLSSTSNNTGFTQSLTLSQDLWKNFLGRNDKLDREIADKTYVYQERANEALLASNLYTFVTEYLEVKVNKALLSLQEMTVDRAQKRLDLIKRRVRDGLSEKVDLFSAQTRDLAAKENLRSLNINLESSLESLSKRLHRKVSKEEVEAYKIQVESELSKVEGVIEDNQSLKSTFEQINYLESTFLQKKNSVYPNLNLTGKYAANNYQSSGNPISNGTLGNEDDELTIGLTLSWNMGSITERLARESSSISLNKAKMINRKQLLTLKQQESFLLKRVVEVESLLETALKRLKISEKTLEEYNRLYSRGRANLDQVIRAEEDLIDTQVSYVRYLIRRDTYYASQAFLYGKLNKAIFK, from the coding sequence ATGAAAACGCTACTAGTAAATATCTCTATCTTATTTATTTTTACGCAAACTGCTCAAGCATCTCTATCTAAACTTTCAAATGAATATATTAGCTCCGGTTCGGATAATGAAAGTGCAAGAATGGACCTTGAAATCAATCAAGTTTCTAAGGAACTAGTGTTCGAATCTAAACCATGGGTTTTAAGTGCTACAAGCTCTCATGTGAATTCAAATTTAAATAGCTCACTCACACAGCTTCCTAGTGATTCAAGTTCTCAACTATATGAACTTGGAGTTTCTAAGCAGTTTTTTAGTGGAACGAGCGTAGTATTTTCTAATGCACTTTCTGACTATGAAAATAACCTAAGTTCAACTTCGAATAATACTGGGTTTACTCAATCTCTTACTTTATCGCAGGACCTTTGGAAAAACTTCTTGGGAAGAAATGATAAATTGGATAGAGAGATCGCTGATAAGACTTATGTCTATCAAGAAAGAGCAAATGAGGCCCTGCTCGCAAGTAACCTATATACATTTGTTACAGAGTATCTAGAGGTAAAAGTTAATAAAGCTCTTCTCAGCCTACAGGAGATGACCGTTGATAGAGCTCAGAAGAGATTAGACTTGATCAAAAGAAGAGTTAGAGATGGACTTAGTGAAAAAGTAGATCTCTTTAGTGCACAGACTAGAGATCTTGCCGCGAAGGAGAACTTAAGAAGTTTAAATATAAATTTAGAATCTAGTCTTGAGAGTCTTTCTAAGAGGCTTCATCGTAAAGTTTCCAAAGAGGAAGTAGAAGCCTATAAGATACAAGTAGAGAGTGAGCTTTCTAAAGTTGAAGGTGTTATTGAAGATAATCAAAGTTTAAAAAGTACATTTGAGCAAATCAATTATTTAGAAAGTACTTTCTTACAAAAGAAAAACTCAGTTTATCCAAACTTGAATCTTACTGGTAAATACGCTGCGAATAACTACCAAAGTAGCGGAAACCCAATTTCTAACGGAACGCTGGGTAATGAGGACGACGAATTAACAATTGGACTTACTTTAAGTTGGAATATGGGTTCAATTACTGAACGTTTAGCTAGGGAGTCTAGTTCAATCTCATTAAATAAAGCTAAAATGATTAATAGAAAGCAGTTGTTAACATTGAAACAACAAGAGAGCTTTCTTTTAAAAAGAGTCGTTGAAGTAGAGAGTTTACTTGAAACTGCGCTTAAGAGATTAAAAATATCTGAAAAAACACTTGAAGAATATAATCGTTTATATTCAAGAGGTAGAGCAAATCTAGACCAAGTTATTAGGGCCGAGGAAGATCTAATTGATACTCAGGTCTCTTATGTGAGATATCTAATAAGAAGAGATACTTACTACGCGTCACAGGCATTTTTGTACGGTAAGCTAAATAAAGCAATTTTCAAGTAG
- a CDS encoding efflux RND transporter permease subunit: protein MIRPLIEWFINRSLVVNLITVLIVIVGSISLFTLQKEMFPKVEFDVITISTIYPGTTSEDVEKLVTITIEREIRGVDGIRNVNALSLEGMSLVYIEVEPDSDLQTVLDDINQSVNSISDLPAEAEKPVVRSANNNSKGVIKIALTGGDYSELREISKKLRDHLERKESRISLVSLEGYRIDDIRIYLDLIKMNRFEVTIDDVKNSIKNRNLNLSAGKIETPKGDILIRTVAEFVNEDDIKKVIVRSNDSGQKVHISDIARVVRAPVEGTALQRSQGKEAIFLQVSIRDTADIVKTTDSIKQLTEKFFSNKERYEHLSYSYTDDLSYYVKRRLNVLKDNGLLGLGLVFVCLLLFLNFSTSVITSLGAPIAFMVSFAVMQYMGVSLNLISMFGLILVLGMLVDDSIIVSEHFYQKIEDGMEPKEAALEAAVETVQPVTATVLTTIVAFGALFFMGGIMGKFLWPVPAVVIICLGASLFECFFILPSHLADFVKLSKKHNKNSKRWYDPVLRVYEKHLTVLMKSGWRSFGVMIFFLCCLIGSGLIAKSMKFELFPGDDVRTIFIQIKGEVGTPLDTTDEEMKKIENIAMNELKLGIEYDQVKTQVGQLVGEHGIKTGSHYGSLVVYLTDPTQRERSTDEIISSIVSQSKKAVTGYEVSVKKIEGGPPKGKPVEIELMDDSIEVLKNASKEVEILLAKQAGVTTTEIDFETGKKQYVAKVNDAQASRLGLSVAQVATKLRSVLAGDAISEIRESDEDIEIKMLLDDQWRSNIKSLDLLFLTNNQGRRIPLSKVVSFEQEPGAFVIRRLNRKRIFSVSAILDKQIATPLSVINSMRTDLDKVLEKYPSVDYAFGGENKDTQESMQELFKSFGIAMLCIFFILVIMFHSFLQPVIIMLAIPLGMIGVVLAFKAKGIALSFMAMLGVVGLVGVVVNDSIVLVNFINLKVASEIDKTKAIIKASVSRFRPVMLTTFTTVAGLLPVAEATGGDPFIRPMAISFAYGLLFATFVTLIFVPCTYLVYYKCMSRVATFKESRVH, encoded by the coding sequence ATGATAAGACCTCTTATTGAATGGTTCATTAATCGATCACTGGTAGTTAATCTCATAACAGTTCTTATTGTAATTGTTGGGTCAATTTCTCTTTTTACTCTACAAAAAGAAATGTTTCCTAAAGTAGAGTTTGATGTCATTACTATTAGTACGATTTATCCTGGAACAACTTCGGAAGATGTTGAAAAGCTTGTAACGATTACAATAGAAAGAGAGATAAGAGGAGTTGATGGCATTAGAAATGTTAATGCGCTATCGCTTGAAGGTATGTCTCTCGTCTATATTGAGGTGGAACCAGACTCCGATTTGCAAACTGTTCTAGATGACATTAATCAATCCGTGAACTCTATCTCTGATCTTCCTGCAGAGGCCGAAAAACCCGTCGTGAGAAGTGCGAATAATAATAGCAAGGGTGTCATCAAAATAGCACTTACTGGAGGAGACTACTCAGAGCTAAGAGAGATTTCTAAAAAGTTAAGAGATCATCTTGAAAGAAAAGAGAGTCGAATATCCTTAGTAAGTTTAGAAGGTTATAGGATAGATGATATTAGAATCTATTTAGATCTGATTAAGATGAATCGGTTCGAAGTTACTATAGATGATGTTAAAAACTCTATTAAAAATAGAAATTTAAATCTTTCTGCCGGTAAGATAGAAACTCCAAAGGGCGATATATTAATTCGAACTGTTGCCGAGTTTGTAAATGAAGATGATATCAAAAAAGTCATTGTTCGCTCCAACGATTCAGGCCAAAAAGTTCATATTAGTGATATTGCTAGAGTTGTAAGAGCGCCTGTTGAAGGGACCGCTCTGCAAAGATCTCAGGGAAAAGAAGCTATTTTTTTACAAGTCTCAATTAGGGATACCGCTGATATTGTAAAAACAACTGATTCGATTAAGCAGCTAACTGAGAAGTTCTTCTCGAATAAAGAGAGATATGAGCATTTGAGTTATTCATATACAGATGATCTTTCATACTATGTAAAACGTCGTTTAAATGTATTAAAAGACAATGGATTGCTTGGTTTAGGTTTGGTATTTGTATGTCTTCTATTATTTCTTAATTTCTCTACTTCTGTAATTACTTCTTTAGGGGCCCCTATCGCTTTTATGGTTTCTTTTGCAGTTATGCAATATATGGGAGTTTCTCTTAATCTAATTTCTATGTTTGGACTCATCCTTGTTCTAGGAATGCTCGTCGATGATTCCATAATTGTTTCGGAACACTTTTATCAAAAGATTGAAGATGGAATGGAGCCAAAAGAGGCCGCATTAGAAGCTGCTGTTGAAACTGTTCAACCTGTAACTGCGACAGTTCTTACTACTATTGTTGCATTTGGAGCTCTCTTCTTTATGGGTGGGATCATGGGAAAGTTCCTGTGGCCAGTTCCTGCTGTGGTTATCATTTGTTTAGGTGCTTCATTATTTGAGTGTTTCTTTATTCTTCCTTCACATTTAGCTGATTTTGTTAAGTTGAGTAAAAAACATAATAAGAACTCTAAACGTTGGTATGACCCTGTTTTAAGAGTATATGAAAAACACTTAACTGTTTTAATGAAGAGTGGGTGGAGGTCGTTTGGAGTTATGATCTTCTTCCTGTGCTGTTTAATAGGTTCGGGACTTATTGCTAAGAGTATGAAGTTTGAACTCTTTCCAGGCGATGATGTTAGAACAATTTTCATTCAGATTAAAGGTGAAGTGGGAACTCCACTGGATACTACTGATGAAGAAATGAAGAAAATAGAAAATATAGCAATGAACGAGTTGAAACTGGGGATTGAATATGATCAGGTAAAGACCCAGGTAGGACAATTAGTTGGAGAGCATGGAATTAAAACAGGTTCTCACTATGGATCTTTAGTTGTTTACTTAACTGATCCTACTCAAAGAGAGAGATCAACTGATGAAATTATCAGCTCAATAGTTTCTCAATCGAAAAAGGCCGTTACTGGATATGAAGTATCGGTTAAGAAGATTGAAGGTGGACCACCAAAAGGAAAACCTGTTGAAATTGAACTTATGGATGATTCTATTGAGGTTCTAAAGAATGCTTCTAAAGAAGTAGAAATTCTTCTCGCAAAACAGGCCGGAGTTACTACTACTGAAATTGATTTTGAAACAGGTAAGAAGCAATATGTCGCAAAAGTTAATGATGCTCAAGCAAGCCGTCTAGGTCTATCTGTTGCTCAAGTTGCAACTAAGTTACGAAGTGTTCTGGCCGGTGACGCTATATCTGAGATTAGAGAGTCAGATGAGGACATTGAAATTAAAATGTTATTAGATGATCAGTGGAGAAGTAATATAAAGAGTCTCGATCTGTTATTTTTGACTAATAATCAAGGCAGAAGAATCCCATTGTCCAAGGTCGTTTCATTTGAACAAGAGCCTGGGGCCTTCGTTATTCGTCGTCTTAATAGAAAGAGAATCTTTTCCGTTTCAGCAATATTGGATAAACAAATTGCGACACCGTTATCTGTGATTAATTCAATGAGAACAGATTTAGATAAAGTCTTAGAGAAGTATCCAAGTGTCGATTATGCTTTTGGTGGAGAAAATAAAGATACGCAAGAATCGATGCAAGAGTTATTTAAATCCTTTGGTATTGCGATGCTTTGTATCTTTTTCATTTTAGTTATTATGTTTCATAGCTTTCTTCAGCCTGTAATCATTATGTTAGCAATTCCTCTTGGAATGATTGGTGTTGTCCTTGCCTTTAAAGCTAAAGGGATAGCTCTAAGTTTTATGGCCATGCTCGGTGTTGTAGGTCTTGTCGGAGTTGTTGTTAACGATTCAATTGTATTGGTAAACTTTATTAATCTCAAGGTTGCCTCGGAAATAGATAAGACAAAGGCCATTATAAAAGCAAGTGTCTCGAGGTTTAGACCTGTTATGCTGACAACTTTTACGACGGTTGCCGGGTTACTTCCAGTTGCTGAAGCAACGGGCGGAGATCCTTTTATTAGACCAATGGCGATTAGTTTTGCTTATGGATTATTATTTGCAACTTTTGTTACACTAATTTTTGTGCCTTGTACTTACTTAGTTTATTACAAATGTATGTCTAGAGTAGCTACTTTTAAAGAGTCTAGAGTGCATTAA
- a CDS encoding zinc ribbon domain-containing protein, which produces MEHYRQLIEIQSLHDNISKHKEKIQSELSRLDFVSKQRDKKISELSSIKKRQDEIHSLINSSEKDLFKHETELEKAKSHLDLAQSASQIQALEKEIEFQTPLVNSLQEKILEFMQESEDLEVQVIEFEQFIDGSLNTLKELEVEVQTANKMEEKEINNYNERISLLISALDPSLQNIYNSTLSRTKDSKALSFLRARQCSACGTEAPSVQVSEIENGRSTELCSGCNRILIPATINAL; this is translated from the coding sequence ATGGAACATTATAGACAGCTAATTGAAATACAAAGCTTACATGACAATATATCCAAACATAAAGAAAAAATTCAATCAGAGCTATCGAGATTAGATTTTGTTTCTAAACAAAGAGATAAGAAAATATCAGAGCTTAGTTCTATCAAGAAAAGACAAGATGAAATTCACTCCCTCATTAATAGTTCAGAAAAAGATCTCTTTAAACATGAAACAGAGCTAGAAAAGGCAAAGAGTCACCTAGACCTTGCTCAAAGTGCATCTCAAATCCAGGCCCTAGAAAAAGAAATTGAATTTCAAACTCCCCTTGTAAATAGCTTACAAGAAAAGATACTCGAATTCATGCAAGAGAGTGAGGACTTAGAGGTACAAGTTATTGAGTTTGAACAATTTATAGATGGATCTCTAAACACTCTAAAAGAGTTGGAAGTTGAAGTTCAGACGGCCAATAAAATGGAAGAAAAAGAAATCAACAATTACAACGAAAGAATAAGTCTACTCATTTCAGCGTTAGATCCAAGCCTACAAAATATTTATAATTCTACACTATCTAGAACCAAGGATAGTAAAGCCTTATCATTTTTAAGAGCTCGACAGTGCTCAGCGTGTGGAACAGAGGCACCGAGTGTTCAAGTATCCGAGATAGAAAATGGCCGCTCAACAGAGCTCTGTAGCGGCTGTAATAGAATTTTAATTCCTGCTACAATTAATGCACTCTAG
- a CDS encoding PilZ domain-containing protein, translating to MAKRKALEDILEIAEVLESIGEHGNHLELCQTVGDTTLRSLSVIKNINLFSSDLAIRPKNKINQFNFDPELPIFAKNEFDSVVFQCEIKKINHRNLIIANIPALMYLLNTRDSERYNFQDLHLPVIFKNDSIINYQKKHLFFEGTLIDISENGISLTAYTDMIEDYNFGDLIVFSTINGYSLTKKIAGRIVYKNKIKDAHEQSKCKIAVKFDRPIPIKQILKYLENQIYINA from the coding sequence ATGGCCAAGAGAAAAGCACTAGAGGACATTCTTGAGATTGCCGAGGTTTTAGAAAGTATTGGCGAGCATGGTAACCATCTTGAATTATGTCAGACAGTTGGAGATACAACTCTTAGAAGCTTATCAGTTATTAAGAATATAAACCTATTTTCAAGTGATTTGGCCATTAGACCTAAGAACAAAATTAATCAGTTCAACTTTGATCCAGAACTACCAATATTTGCTAAAAATGAATTCGACAGTGTAGTCTTTCAGTGTGAAATTAAGAAAATAAATCACAGAAATCTAATTATCGCTAATATTCCGGCCCTCATGTATCTGCTCAACACCAGAGATAGTGAAAGGTATAACTTTCAAGACCTTCATTTACCCGTGATATTCAAAAATGATTCAATTATTAATTATCAGAAGAAACATCTTTTTTTTGAAGGAACATTAATAGATATTAGTGAAAATGGAATATCATTAACTGCTTACACTGATATGATTGAAGATTACAACTTTGGAGATCTTATCGTTTTTTCTACTATAAATGGTTATTCACTTACAAAAAAAATAGCTGGTCGTATTGTATATAAGAATAAGATAAAGGATGCACATGAGCAAAGTAAGTGCAAAATTGCTGTTAAATTTGACAGACCAATACCTATCAAGCAAATTCTTAAGTATCTAGAGAATCAAATCTATATTAACGCTTGA
- the aroC gene encoding chorismate synthase: MRGNKFGKLFSFVTFGESHGKALGVVIDGVPAGLDISLDDLQKALDKRAPGRVAGTTNRKEPDSAEILSGVFEGKTLGTPICVTVHNTNQRSGDYDKLKTQYRPGHADETTMQKYGFRDHRGGGRSSGRETLARVIAGYFAGLLIPKISVRGFISKMGPYEASLEDLLKADDISPYNYPITSKNEEIKKYLLNLKGNGESVGGRISVLVEGCPAGLGEPAFDKLKADLAKALLSIGACVSFSFGLGEEMANMKGSEVSSKKENFGGIEGGISNGENIFLTTTFKPTSTIGTKAKEGRHDPCIVPRAVAVVEAMVTCVLADHFLRQRAYGDGEING, translated from the coding sequence ATGCGTGGCAATAAATTTGGCAAACTCTTCTCATTTGTAACATTCGGAGAATCACATGGAAAAGCACTTGGTGTGGTCATTGATGGTGTTCCAGCTGGGCTAGATATTTCTTTAGATGATCTCCAAAAAGCACTAGATAAGAGAGCTCCTGGAAGAGTGGCCGGAACGACAAATCGAAAAGAGCCAGATAGCGCTGAAATACTTTCTGGGGTCTTCGAGGGAAAAACACTTGGTACACCGATTTGTGTAACTGTTCACAATACGAATCAACGTAGTGGTGATTATGACAAATTGAAGACGCAATATAGGCCAGGTCACGCTGATGAAACGACGATGCAAAAATATGGTTTTAGGGACCATCGTGGTGGAGGAAGATCCAGTGGAAGAGAAACTCTTGCAAGAGTTATTGCGGGCTACTTTGCAGGTTTATTGATACCCAAGATATCTGTTAGAGGATTTATTTCTAAAATGGGTCCATATGAAGCTAGTCTTGAAGACCTTTTGAAAGCAGATGATATTTCTCCGTACAATTATCCAATTACGAGTAAGAATGAAGAAATTAAGAAGTACCTATTAAATCTCAAAGGTAATGGAGAATCAGTAGGTGGGCGAATTAGTGTTCTAGTCGAAGGTTGCCCAGCAGGACTTGGAGAGCCAGCGTTTGATAAATTAAAAGCAGATTTAGCTAAGGCCTTACTTTCAATTGGTGCTTGCGTATCATTTTCTTTTGGGCTTGGTGAAGAAATGGCCAATATGAAAGGTAGCGAGGTTTCCTCTAAAAAAGAAAATTTTGGAGGAATAGAGGGAGGTATTTCAAATGGAGAAAATATCTTCTTAACGACGACTTTTAAACCGACTTCTACAATAGGGACAAAGGCAAAAGAGGGAAGACATGACCCGTGTATTGTTCCAAGAGCAGTAGCAGTAGTAGAGGCAATGGTTACTTGTGTTTTAGCAGATCACTTCTTAAGACAAAGAGCATATGGAGATGGAGAAATTAATGGATAG
- a CDS encoding 3-dehydroquinate synthase family protein gives MDSKIEFCEIDKLVSSIEKIETDQILLIADLNVWGMYSKIVPLLELKGKKVIFWKAPDGEKVKTFENLNSAVNFFLSKNVHRNAHLISLGGGATSDFSGMVAAILLRGIKWSTIPTTLLSMVDAGIGGKVAINSAHGKNLIGAFHHPENIWIAHEFLETLPKEEFQSGLGEIIKYAFLNKEINNSIKTEEPLLEIIKKCVLYKEAIVKEDFKEKGQRKILNFGHTLGHAIETTYSLSHGISVCWGIAIVLGIFQKKNLLSELNELKELLSLDLEDSPWLNKTFPISDIMRLVKKDKKSTSSTEMDFIFCEEIGTPTIEKISFEKIEKTLMDKSDELRKLSI, from the coding sequence ATGGATAGTAAGATTGAGTTTTGTGAAATAGATAAGCTAGTTTCTTCTATTGAGAAGATTGAAACAGATCAAATTTTATTAATTGCAGATCTAAATGTATGGGGAATGTACTCCAAGATAGTACCGCTATTAGAACTTAAGGGAAAAAAAGTAATTTTTTGGAAAGCGCCAGATGGAGAGAAGGTAAAAACTTTTGAGAATTTGAACTCAGCAGTTAATTTCTTTTTATCGAAGAATGTTCATAGAAACGCTCATCTAATATCATTAGGTGGCGGAGCAACGAGTGACTTCTCTGGGATGGTCGCTGCGATTCTGTTAAGAGGAATTAAGTGGTCCACTATACCTACGACCTTACTTTCAATGGTAGATGCAGGTATTGGTGGAAAGGTCGCTATAAATTCAGCTCACGGGAAGAATTTAATAGGTGCTTTTCACCACCCTGAAAATATATGGATAGCTCATGAATTTCTTGAAACATTACCGAAGGAAGAGTTTCAAAGTGGATTGGGTGAAATTATTAAATACGCCTTCTTAAACAAAGAGATAAATAATTCTATTAAAACTGAAGAGCCTTTACTTGAGATCATTAAAAAATGTGTCTTATACAAAGAAGCGATAGTTAAAGAAGATTTTAAAGAAAAGGGACAGAGAAAAATTTTAAATTTTGGACATACTCTAGGTCATGCTATAGAAACAACCTACTCACTAAGTCATGGGATCTCTGTATGCTGGGGAATCGCAATTGTTTTAGGGATATTTCAAAAAAAGAATCTGTTATCAGAGCTAAATGAATTGAAAGAACTATTATCTTTAGATTTAGAAGATAGTCCATGGCTAAATAAGACATTTCCTATTTCTGATATAATGAGACTTGTAAAAAAAGATAAGAAGAGCACCTCTTCTACGGAAATGGACTTCATCTTCTGTGAAGAAATTGGAACTCCAACTATTGAAAAAATTAGTTTTGAAAAGATTGAAAAAACTTTAATGGATAAAAGTGATGAACTTAGAAAACTCTCTATTTAA
- a CDS encoding DUF5989 family protein — MKELLEFIFTRKKFWLLPIVIVLLLFGFFIIIAPAASVGPFIYTLF, encoded by the coding sequence ATGAAAGAGTTACTAGAGTTTATATTTACAAGAAAAAAATTCTGGCTGTTACCAATAGTTATAGTTCTATTATTGTTTGGATTTTTTATAATAATTGCACCGGCCGCTAGCGTAGGTCCATTTATCTACACATTATTTTAA